One window of Bacteroidota bacterium genomic DNA carries:
- a CDS encoding DUF2188 domain-containing protein: MTQTVYHVVPNEGRWAVKREGVEFPHRVVETQAAAVEAAQRLLRFEAPGRIVVHGADGAIERVHAYDEAPSMPANTAPSWRAVVFSKPAIAVAGTAFLVALGWGLSRRD, encoded by the coding sequence ATGACTCAGACCGTCTACCACGTCGTCCCGAACGAAGGCCGTTGGGCCGTCAAACGAGAAGGTGTCGAGTTTCCGCACCGCGTCGTTGAAACGCAGGCCGCGGCCGTGGAGGCCGCACAGCGGCTGCTTCGTTTTGAGGCGCCAGGGCGTATCGTCGTACATGGGGCCGATGGGGCCATCGAGCGCGTGCACGCCTACGATGAAGCCCCGTCGATGCCCGCAAACACAGCACCCAGTTGGCGCGCCGTCGTCTTCTCAAAACCAGCCATTGCGGTAGCTGGGACGGCATTCCTGGTGGCGCTTGGTTGGGGCCTGAGCCGTCGCGACTGA
- a CDS encoding DUF3524 domain-containing protein: protein MQILALEPWFGGSHKHFLRDLMRHSRFSWTPITMAARYWKWRMQGGAVTLAQKANDAVDAGLRPDVVFASSMVNLPAFLALTRPRFDAIPVVLFFHENQLTYPIRPAEDGGGEERDLTYAYINYLSALAADRVVFNSQFHLDEFFGALPLLLSRFPDFTHPGTLADIRAKSIVLHLGLDLDGHDAHRVDNDAAEVLAPGPPVVLWNQRWEYDKNPAQFFRTMNRLDDAGVRFRLILAGKHYEEKPPEFERAFQRYAERILHYGYAEDFAAYSRLLHRSDVVVSTARHEFFGIAMLEAIHCGCHPVLPNRLTYPELIPETLHRPLLHAPVLYEGEDDLFTLLKGILSGQDKPLPNPVLRGISDHLNWPEQVARYDDLLDACLS from the coding sequence ATGCAGATCCTCGCGCTGGAACCGTGGTTTGGCGGGTCGCACAAGCACTTCTTGCGCGACCTGATGCGGCATAGCCGCTTTTCGTGGACGCCGATCACCATGGCGGCGCGCTACTGGAAGTGGCGCATGCAGGGTGGAGCCGTGACACTCGCTCAGAAGGCCAACGACGCCGTCGACGCCGGGCTGCGTCCAGACGTGGTCTTTGCTTCGAGCATGGTCAACCTGCCTGCCTTCCTCGCGCTCACGCGACCTCGCTTCGATGCCATACCCGTGGTGCTCTTCTTCCACGAGAACCAGCTCACCTACCCCATCCGGCCCGCTGAAGATGGGGGTGGCGAGGAGCGCGACCTGACGTACGCGTACATCAACTACCTCTCTGCGCTTGCCGCCGACCGCGTCGTCTTCAACTCGCAGTTCCACCTCGACGAGTTCTTCGGCGCGCTGCCCCTACTGCTCTCGCGATTCCCGGACTTTACGCACCCTGGCACTCTCGCCGACATCCGTGCCAAGTCGATAGTGCTGCACCTTGGCCTCGATCTCGACGGCCATGACGCGCATCGTGTTGACAATGACGCTGCGGAGGTCCTCGCGCCGGGCCCGCCCGTGGTGCTGTGGAATCAGCGGTGGGAGTACGACAAGAACCCCGCTCAATTCTTCCGCACGATGAACCGCCTCGATGACGCGGGTGTGCGGTTCCGGCTCATCCTCGCGGGGAAGCACTACGAAGAGAAGCCGCCCGAATTCGAGCGCGCCTTCCAGCGCTATGCCGAGCGCATCCTGCACTATGGCTACGCCGAGGACTTTGCCGCCTACAGCCGACTCCTGCACCGCTCTGACGTTGTCGTCTCCACGGCGCGGCACGAGTTCTTCGGCATCGCTATGCTGGAGGCGATCCACTGCGGGTGCCATCCGGTGCTTCCCAATCGGCTTACCTATCCAGAGCTAATACCGGAGACGCTGCACCGCCCGCTTCTGCACGCGCCCGTACTCTACGAGGGCGAAGACGATCTCTTCACGTTGCTGAAAGGCATTCTCAGCGGACAGGACAAGCCGCTGCCAAACCCCGTCCTGCGTGGGATCTCGGACCACCTCAACTGGCCCGAGCAGGTCGCCCGCTACGACGACCTGCTCGACGCCTGTTTGAGCTGA
- the floA gene encoding flotillin-like protein FloA (flotillin-like protein involved in membrane lipid rafts), translating to MDNLLGGASAILIVGIVLFILLLFYFVPIRLWIAAITSGVRVKLSDLIGMRLRNVTPSAIILPLISARKAGIDVTTSQLETHYLAGGNVQQVVNALISADKANIDLSFQQATAIDLAGRDVFDAVQVSVNPKVIQTPPVSAIAKDGIQLRAIARVTVRANINQLVGGAGEETIIARVGEGIVSTIGSSGTHAGVLENPDNISKTVLAKGLDSGTAFEILSIDIADVDVGENIGAKLQTDQAEADLQVARAKAEERRAAAVAKEQEERANLVAAEASIPQAIAEAFRSGNLGVMDYYNLRNIEADTKMRNAIGGDETPSDSGKI from the coding sequence ATGGACAACCTCCTCGGCGGCGCCAGCGCGATCCTCATTGTTGGGATCGTCCTCTTTATCCTGCTGCTGTTCTACTTCGTGCCCATCCGGCTTTGGATTGCGGCCATCACCTCAGGCGTGCGCGTCAAACTCTCCGACCTCATCGGGATGCGGCTGCGCAACGTGACACCCTCGGCGATCATCCTGCCGCTGATCTCGGCGCGAAAGGCCGGCATCGATGTGACGACGAGCCAGCTTGAAACGCACTACCTCGCAGGCGGCAACGTCCAACAGGTCGTCAACGCGCTCATCTCGGCGGATAAAGCCAACATCGACCTCTCGTTCCAGCAGGCCACTGCCATCGACCTGGCCGGGCGCGACGTGTTCGACGCCGTGCAGGTGTCGGTGAACCCGAAAGTGATTCAGACGCCGCCGGTATCCGCTATTGCAAAAGATGGCATCCAGCTTCGTGCCATCGCCCGCGTGACAGTGCGCGCCAACATCAACCAACTTGTCGGTGGTGCGGGTGAAGAGACCATCATCGCTCGTGTCGGTGAAGGCATCGTCTCGACGATCGGCTCGTCCGGTACCCACGCCGGTGTGCTCGAGAACCCGGACAACATCTCGAAGACCGTCCTCGCCAAGGGCCTCGACAGCGGGACAGCGTTTGAGATTCTCTCGATCGATATCGCCGACGTTGATGTGGGCGAGAACATCGGTGCCAAGCTCCAGACGGATCAGGCTGAAGCCGACCTCCAGGTTGCCCGCGCCAAGGCGGAAGAGCGCCGCGCGGCTGCCGTTGCGAAGGAGCAGGAGGAGCGCGCGAACCTCGTCGCCGCCGAAGCATCGATCCCGCAGGCCATCGCCGAGGCGTTCCGCTCGGGCAACCTCGGCGTGATGGACTACTACAACCTCCGCAACATCGAAGCCGATACGAAGATGCGCAACGCCATCGGTGGCGACGAGACGCCGAGCGACAGCGGGAAGATTTAA
- the moaC gene encoding cyclic pyranopterin monophosphate synthase MoaC, translating into MPDSDAPTLGHVDGRAHMADLSLRSASARTAVASGRVLLGEASFSQMQAGTVKKGDVLSVAQIAGILGAKRTSQLIPLCHDVLLQNVDLDLDLDEERRSVEIRALTKAQGPTGVEMEALTAVSVAALTVYDMCKSIDREIRITDIGLLAKTGGQSGAYRRSY; encoded by the coding sequence ATGCCTGACTCCGACGCACCTACCCTAGGCCATGTGGATGGTCGTGCCCACATGGCTGATCTCAGCCTCCGTAGCGCCTCGGCGCGCACGGCCGTCGCCTCAGGACGCGTCCTGCTGGGCGAAGCCTCGTTCTCACAGATGCAAGCGGGCACCGTCAAGAAGGGCGATGTGCTCTCCGTAGCGCAGATTGCAGGCATCCTTGGGGCAAAGCGAACCAGTCAACTTATCCCCCTCTGCCACGACGTACTGCTCCAAAACGTCGACCTCGACCTGGACCTTGACGAGGAGCGGCGCAGCGTCGAGATCCGAGCGCTCACGAAGGCGCAGGGGCCAACCGGCGTCGAAATGGAGGCGCTCACCGCGGTCTCGGTGGCAGCCCTGACGGTCTACGACATGTGCAAGTCCATCGACCGCGAGATTCGCATCACCGACATCGGGCTCCTCGCCAAAACCGGCGGCCAAAGCGGCGCCTACCGACGTAGCTACTGA
- a CDS encoding amidohydrolase — MSRLLACLLLLLSTSACSTSEAPPSGKAPPTDYVLHNASIYTVDAAKPNAEALAVSNGAIVGVGAADSLLAVHPEWARLDAGGATVVPGLIDAHAHLMGMLSGEGLGQLLLNVNLAGTASVEEIVDRLVSHATTLSGEAWLVGRGWDQNDWAPADDGSYPFPTRADLDAAFPNRPVLLERIDGHAYWANTAALREAGIDPNAPAPANPEGGAYIRDRDGLPTGVTIDKAGEALQAAVPPISAEMKREALRRALAETAKYGLTGIHEAGTSLEAYRLYEQAVRDGQFGLRLYAMASGAGDAMAFACDNEGRVTHPSGRLQMRSVKLYLDGALGSRGAALIKDYSDDPGNRGLLFLQPEAFEPIVREAMDCGLQVNTHAIGDRANRVVLDAYEQAMASQSRQGPGNQGRHRIEHAQVATPDDLDRLVDLSVIASMQPTHATSDMPWAEDRVGPVRIRGAYAWRTIVDAGGRLALGSDFPVERVDPILGFYAAVARQDADGMPEGGWYPDQRLTREEALRGFTLDAAYAAFMEDEVGSLEVGKRADFVLLSQDLMTVPVEDLLSTRVLATYLDGARIYKADAP; from the coding sequence ATGTCCCGCTTGCTCGCCTGCCTCCTTCTGCTCCTCAGCACTTCCGCGTGTAGCACGTCTGAGGCCCCGCCTAGCGGAAAGGCACCGCCCACGGACTATGTGCTCCACAATGCATCGATCTACACCGTCGATGCCGCGAAGCCGAACGCCGAGGCCCTCGCGGTCTCGAACGGTGCCATCGTGGGAGTCGGTGCAGCCGACAGCCTGCTTGCCGTCCATCCGGAATGGGCCCGTCTCGATGCGGGCGGGGCAACCGTCGTGCCCGGCCTCATCGATGCGCATGCGCACCTCATGGGTATGCTGTCGGGGGAAGGCCTGGGGCAACTGCTGCTCAACGTAAACTTGGCCGGTACGGCTTCAGTCGAGGAGATTGTTGATCGCCTAGTTAGTCATGCGACGACGTTGTCAGGGGAGGCCTGGCTCGTGGGGCGAGGCTGGGACCAAAACGACTGGGCGCCTGCGGACGATGGCTCGTACCCGTTCCCGACACGCGCAGACTTAGACGCGGCGTTCCCGAATCGCCCGGTGCTCCTCGAACGCATCGACGGGCATGCATACTGGGCGAACACGGCTGCGCTGCGAGAGGCGGGGATCGACCCCAACGCTCCGGCCCCCGCAAATCCGGAAGGGGGCGCCTATATCCGAGACCGAGACGGCTTGCCCACCGGGGTGACCATCGACAAGGCCGGGGAGGCGCTCCAGGCCGCGGTACCGCCGATCAGTGCTGAGATGAAGCGAGAAGCATTACGCCGCGCACTGGCCGAGACAGCGAAATATGGCCTCACGGGCATACACGAAGCGGGTACGTCGCTCGAAGCCTATCGCCTGTACGAGCAGGCTGTCAGAGACGGACAATTCGGTCTGCGGCTTTATGCCATGGCGAGCGGTGCGGGCGACGCGATGGCGTTTGCGTGCGACAACGAAGGGCGCGTGACCCATCCCAGTGGGCGTCTCCAGATGCGCAGCGTCAAACTCTACCTCGATGGCGCACTTGGGAGCCGCGGCGCCGCGCTCATCAAAGACTATTCAGACGACCCTGGCAACCGGGGCCTGCTGTTCCTCCAGCCTGAGGCGTTCGAGCCGATCGTCCGAGAGGCCATGGATTGTGGTCTACAGGTCAATACGCATGCCATCGGCGACCGCGCCAACCGCGTCGTGCTTGACGCCTACGAACAAGCCATGGCGTCTCAGTCCAGACAAGGCCCTGGCAACCAGGGGCGACACCGCATCGAGCACGCGCAGGTCGCGACGCCCGATGACCTCGACCGGCTTGTTGACCTCAGTGTGATCGCCTCGATGCAGCCCACCCATGCCACGAGCGACATGCCGTGGGCCGAAGACCGCGTCGGGCCGGTACGCATCCGTGGGGCTTACGCCTGGCGCACGATCGTGGATGCCGGTGGTCGCCTCGCGCTTGGAAGCGACTTCCCGGTCGAGCGGGTAGACCCGATTCTTGGGTTTTACGCGGCCGTCGCCCGACAGGACGCGGATGGGATGCCCGAAGGCGGATGGTACCCTGACCAGCGGCTCACTCGTGAGGAGGCTCTGCGAGGATTTACCCTCGATGCGGCGTACGCCGCGTTCATGGAGGACGAGGTCGGTAGTCTGGAGGTGGGCAAGCGTGCCGACTTCGTGCTGCTGAGCCAGGACCTCATGACCGTGCCAGTCGAAGACCTGCTGAGCACGCGGGTTCTCGCCACCTACCTCGATGGGGCTCGGATCTACAAAGCGGACGCGCCGTAG
- the dtd gene encoding D-aminoacyl-tRNA deacylase, with product MVALVQRVSSAAVTVAQEQAGAIDTGLLVLLGVHRADTLAEATWLARKVASLRVFPDEGGQMNHSLLDRIAAGESAGALVVSQFTLYGSLRKGTRPSYSEAARPHVAEPLYEQFVALLEEQLGQRVPTGVFGAKMDVSLVNDGPVTLWLERRAQPAAS from the coding sequence ATGGTCGCCCTCGTCCAGCGTGTGAGTAGCGCGGCTGTCACAGTCGCGCAGGAGCAGGCCGGGGCGATCGATACGGGGCTGCTTGTCCTTCTCGGTGTACATCGCGCGGATACCCTCGCCGAAGCCACATGGCTCGCCAGAAAAGTGGCGTCGTTGCGGGTTTTTCCAGACGAGGGCGGCCAGATGAACCACTCCCTTCTGGATCGCATCGCCGCTGGCGAGTCGGCGGGTGCCCTGGTCGTCAGCCAGTTCACGCTCTACGGCTCCCTTAGGAAGGGGACGCGCCCCTCCTACAGCGAAGCCGCGAGGCCACACGTGGCAGAGCCGCTCTACGAGCAGTTCGTGGCGTTGCTGGAAGAGCAGCTTGGACAACGCGTGCCCACGGGCGTCTTCGGCGCGAAGATGGACGTCTCGTTGGTGAATGACGGGCCCGTCACCCTATGGCTCGAACGCCGTGCGCAGCCCGCGGCGTCCTAG
- the rdgB gene encoding RdgB/HAM1 family non-canonical purine NTP pyrophosphatase, translating to MSFRLVLATRNSGKVQELRAKLDGLDVEIVTVDEFEHVPEVDEDQDTLAGNAKKKAMAVHQATGHPALADDTGLEVYMLDMKPGVHSARYAGDASDDAANRAKLISDLDGQDDRAARFRTVLAYADEGVVRLFEGSIEGAIAEAERGNGGFGYDALFLPEGHDHTFAEMDAATKNSISHRAQAVDKFAGFLRVQRS from the coding sequence ATGTCGTTCCGCCTCGTGCTCGCCACTCGCAACTCAGGCAAAGTGCAAGAACTCCGTGCCAAGCTCGACGGCCTCGATGTCGAGATCGTGACCGTGGATGAGTTCGAGCACGTGCCAGAGGTCGACGAAGACCAAGACACCTTGGCTGGCAATGCCAAAAAGAAGGCGATGGCCGTGCACCAGGCAACCGGGCATCCCGCCCTTGCGGACGATACTGGCCTGGAAGTCTACATGCTCGACATGAAGCCCGGTGTCCATTCGGCACGGTACGCGGGTGACGCCAGCGATGATGCCGCCAACCGCGCGAAGCTGATCAGTGACCTCGACGGACAGGACGACCGGGCCGCACGCTTTCGCACCGTGCTTGCCTACGCAGACGAAGGGGTCGTTCGGCTCTTCGAGGGGAGCATCGAAGGGGCCATCGCCGAGGCCGAGCGCGGAAACGGGGGCTTCGGCTACGACGCGCTCTTCTTGCCCGAAGGGCACGACCATACGTTCGCGGAGATGGACGCAGCGACCAAAAACTCGATTTCGCATCGGGCGCAGGCCGTCGACAAGTTCGCGGGCTTCCTCCGCGTGCAGCGCAGTTAA
- the rpsU gene encoding 30S ribosomal protein S21, with translation MSVGIKVRDKESIDRALRRFKRAVNRARVLRIYRGKMAFTKPSEERRLARKAAAKNARRRRY, from the coding sequence TTGTCCGTCGGCATCAAAGTTCGAGATAAAGAGAGCATCGACCGCGCGCTGCGCCGCTTCAAGCGCGCCGTCAACCGTGCTCGCGTCCTCCGCATCTACCGCGGCAAGATGGCGTTCACGAAGCCATCCGAGGAGCGCCGCCTTGCACGCAAGGCCGCAGCGAAAAACGCGCGCCGCCGCCGCTACTAG